Proteins from a genomic interval of Rubinisphaera italica:
- a CDS encoding sialidase family protein: protein MSIATGKPSLVLMSSGSTHIPVWSLSGGTTGQSVAGVVTGFSKECAAIKVEITVTSNDPTTSPEFEDVYRVHLSQMIEGAPFTSRYHLGKTVRTALPAGPFYSRNIVLESWYEVEPEAPLWIRIQREPGDAGDTFTRPTGLAMVKVTPLKALAEPRIVQDVPGYNSWPMIQALDEKLVCTYSRGSAHTIHEDARGVYARTSMDGGKTWTAETIVAETLGYGEVTVGKGLDSAGAMLLWVRRIGKDWNHDLYRTTDGVSFTRIATPELAIQPMQITDVFSVPDVGLMALWFAGDYSDKPNQSWGTLTSKDDGLTWTQTPVETELTKPNWPTEPSAVYLGNGRILAIGRTETGPAQFQLVSSDYGKTWTKTQTNISDISASTPSLILDEETGLLSNYYYERGRGILRCRVVDPESVFEHPLNWPDSEAITIASPIAWDSGNANATALGNNHYISFYSGKAPDTSVMVSEFPITGEESVQPDELKNK from the coding sequence TTGTCGATTGCAACAGGCAAACCATCTTTGGTTCTGATGTCCAGTGGTTCAACCCATATTCCGGTGTGGTCACTCTCGGGAGGCACAACCGGCCAGTCCGTAGCTGGTGTCGTGACCGGCTTTTCAAAGGAATGCGCTGCAATCAAAGTTGAAATTACTGTAACGTCGAATGACCCGACAACCAGTCCAGAGTTTGAGGATGTCTATCGAGTTCATCTGTCTCAAATGATCGAAGGAGCCCCATTCACGTCCCGGTATCATCTTGGCAAGACAGTCCGAACTGCACTTCCAGCCGGTCCTTTCTATTCACGAAATATTGTCTTGGAATCCTGGTATGAAGTTGAACCGGAGGCTCCGCTGTGGATTCGCATTCAGCGAGAACCGGGCGATGCGGGGGATACATTCACCCGTCCAACTGGATTGGCAATGGTCAAGGTGACACCTCTAAAAGCTCTCGCAGAGCCCCGTATCGTGCAGGATGTGCCCGGCTATAACTCATGGCCAATGATTCAGGCTCTCGATGAGAAATTAGTCTGTACTTACAGCCGAGGTTCAGCTCATACAATTCACGAAGACGCCCGCGGCGTCTATGCTCGCACCTCCATGGACGGCGGAAAAACCTGGACAGCCGAAACCATTGTCGCCGAGACTCTGGGCTATGGAGAAGTCACTGTCGGTAAGGGACTGGATTCCGCAGGAGCGATGCTACTCTGGGTAAGACGCATCGGAAAGGACTGGAATCACGACCTTTACCGCACCACCGATGGAGTGAGCTTCACACGGATCGCAACACCGGAACTCGCCATTCAGCCGATGCAGATTACTGACGTCTTTTCAGTCCCCGATGTCGGGTTGATGGCTTTGTGGTTCGCTGGAGATTACAGTGACAAACCGAACCAATCGTGGGGCACGCTGACCAGCAAGGATGATGGTTTAACCTGGACACAAACCCCTGTCGAGACCGAACTGACCAAACCAAACTGGCCGACGGAACCCTCTGCGGTTTATCTCGGCAATGGTCGGATTCTCGCGATCGGCAGAACGGAAACCGGCCCCGCTCAATTTCAGTTAGTCTCTTCAGATTACGGTAAGACCTGGACGAAAACTCAAACGAACATCAGCGATATCTCTGCTTCCACTCCCAGCCTGATCCTCGACGAAGAAACCGGGTTGCTGAGCAACTACTATTACGAACGCGGCAGAGGAATCCTTCGTTGTCGCGTCGTCGATCCCGAGAGCGTTTTCGAACATCCTCTCAACTGGCCCGACTCCGAAGCCATCACCATCGCCAGCCCAATCGCCTGGGATTCCGGCAACGCAAACGCGACGGCACTCGGAAACAACCATTACATTTCCTTCTATTCAGGCAAAGCTCCTGATACTTCGGTGATGGTTTCTGAGTTCCCCATTACAGGAGAAGAGAGTGTTCAGCCAGATGAACTTAAAAATAAATGA
- a CDS encoding alpha/beta hydrolase family protein, which produces MTQHEMFSADDERPPMNRVAVLMRSLVLITLHCSLIANLCQADEPSWTGQPLEWEGDLASRMIDGIDQFLLRKTEESILERSVYWLHDTNSVEAYNESLQENRDRLKKILGLRDERIRLSASEWKDNFERSNKIATGDGYTIHAVTWPVLADPDPNRKSTVSVTAAGLLLVPKSRPIANVIAIPDADQTPEQLAGLVEGIDRDSQYARRLAEAGCNVLVPVLINRELKARNGRAVMTNREFVHRSAYELGRHIIGYELQKILAGVDYFETVSNEHQLELKTGVIGYGEGGMLALFAGALDTRIDSTAVLGFFGPREQMWSEPVDRNVFGFLKGYGAAEVAAMVLPRQLIINESTPPDVQLKSEGGGAPGSILPLETTSIKMEVDRISELVDKLPEASKNLLHFPQPKIKSTLVSDNALTELLLHLDPSYRVRNGAKSNTDTLLPPESPTVPNGDSPKAIRNLPNLIARQQQQLEELDRHNQLLLRESPFVRQEFMKKLNSSSLDTFQKSVDNYRSLFRQEVIGELDDKRLPLNPRTRLTYGSELWTGYEVVLDVFPDVFAYGVLLVPKDLKDYEKRPVVVCQHGLEGRPTDTFLENHRAYANYAAELADQGFVVFAPQNPYIFKDRFRTLQRKANPLGKTLFSIIVPQHEAITEWLASLPFVDEKRIGFYGLSYGGKSAMRIPALVDRYCLSICSADFNEWVLKNASTRHKESYVWTGEYEIFEFDLGSTFNYAEMATLIAPRPFMVERGHFDGVAADEWVGYEFAKVRHLYQAKLGIGDRCELEWFVGPHKINGQGTFDFLHKHLDWPER; this is translated from the coding sequence GTGACACAACACGAAATGTTTTCGGCAGACGACGAAAGACCACCGATGAACCGAGTTGCCGTTTTGATGCGAAGCCTTGTCTTGATCACTTTGCACTGCTCATTGATCGCAAATTTATGTCAGGCCGACGAGCCTTCCTGGACCGGACAACCTCTCGAATGGGAGGGGGATCTGGCTTCGCGGATGATTGATGGGATTGATCAGTTTCTACTTCGGAAGACGGAGGAGTCGATACTGGAAAGAAGTGTGTATTGGTTACATGACACGAATTCTGTCGAAGCCTACAATGAATCGCTTCAGGAAAACCGTGATCGGTTAAAGAAAATTCTCGGCCTGCGCGATGAGCGAATCCGACTTTCCGCTTCCGAATGGAAGGATAATTTTGAGCGATCGAATAAAATTGCGACTGGCGATGGCTATACGATTCATGCCGTAACCTGGCCTGTGCTTGCTGATCCCGATCCGAATCGGAAATCCACCGTTTCTGTGACCGCGGCTGGCTTATTGCTGGTTCCTAAATCTCGACCGATTGCCAATGTTATCGCGATTCCCGATGCCGACCAAACTCCAGAGCAACTGGCCGGGCTCGTGGAAGGGATTGATCGAGATTCGCAGTATGCTCGCCGACTTGCCGAGGCTGGCTGTAATGTTCTCGTACCCGTGTTGATCAACCGGGAACTCAAAGCTCGCAATGGTCGAGCCGTGATGACGAATCGGGAATTTGTGCATCGCTCGGCTTACGAACTCGGCCGCCATATCATCGGCTACGAACTGCAGAAGATTCTGGCGGGAGTCGATTACTTTGAAACAGTCAGTAACGAGCATCAACTCGAGTTGAAGACCGGCGTCATCGGCTATGGCGAAGGAGGCATGCTCGCATTATTTGCCGGGGCTCTGGATACTCGCATCGATTCCACCGCAGTCCTGGGATTTTTTGGGCCACGCGAACAGATGTGGTCTGAACCTGTTGATCGGAATGTGTTTGGATTTCTCAAAGGATATGGGGCTGCGGAAGTGGCAGCGATGGTGTTGCCACGTCAATTGATTATCAATGAGTCAACGCCACCAGACGTCCAGTTAAAAAGCGAAGGCGGTGGAGCTCCAGGTTCGATTCTCCCTCTGGAGACCACGTCGATCAAAATGGAAGTCGACCGTATAAGCGAACTCGTTGATAAGTTACCGGAAGCTTCAAAAAACCTGCTGCATTTTCCTCAACCAAAGATAAAGTCCACACTCGTTTCCGACAATGCACTAACTGAGTTACTGCTTCACCTTGATCCTTCATATCGAGTACGCAATGGCGCGAAATCGAACACTGATACTCTGCTGCCACCAGAGTCTCCAACAGTGCCGAATGGGGATTCACCGAAAGCGATTCGCAACCTTCCCAATCTGATCGCCCGCCAACAACAGCAACTCGAAGAGCTTGACCGACACAATCAACTCTTGTTGAGGGAGAGCCCGTTTGTGCGACAGGAGTTCATGAAGAAGCTGAATTCGTCTTCATTGGACACATTTCAGAAGAGCGTTGATAATTATCGAAGCCTCTTTCGGCAAGAGGTCATCGGCGAATTAGACGATAAACGCTTGCCGCTCAATCCCCGGACTCGTTTAACCTACGGTTCAGAATTGTGGACTGGCTATGAAGTCGTCCTCGATGTCTTTCCCGATGTCTTCGCGTACGGTGTCTTACTCGTTCCGAAAGACTTGAAAGATTACGAAAAGCGCCCCGTCGTTGTTTGTCAGCACGGTCTCGAAGGGCGTCCGACCGATACGTTTCTGGAGAATCATCGCGCCTATGCCAATTACGCAGCTGAGTTGGCCGACCAGGGGTTTGTCGTGTTTGCTCCGCAGAATCCCTACATTTTCAAAGATCGATTTCGCACTCTGCAACGCAAAGCGAATCCACTCGGGAAGACATTATTCTCTATCATTGTGCCGCAACATGAAGCGATCACCGAATGGCTGGCCTCGTTACCCTTCGTCGATGAAAAACGAATCGGCTTTTACGGTCTCTCCTATGGCGGGAAAAGTGCGATGCGAATCCCGGCTCTGGTCGACCGTTACTGCCTGTCAATCTGCTCGGCTGATTTCAACGAGTGGGTGCTGAAAAATGCGTCGACACGTCACAAAGAAAGTTATGTCTGGACAGGCGAGTATGAAATTTTCGAGTTTGACCTGGGCAGCACGTTCAACTATGCCGAGATGGCGACCCTGATCGCCCCCCGTCCGTTTATGGTCGAACGAGGCCATTTCGATGGAGTCGCAGCCGATGAATGGGTCGGGTACGAATTCGCAAAAGTCCGTCACCTCTATCAAGCCAAACTCGGCATCGGCGACCGCTGTGAACTCGAATGGTTCGTCGGCCCGCACAAAATCAATGGCCAAGGGACATTCGATTTTTTGCATAAGCATCTGGACTGGCCGGAGCGATAG
- a CDS encoding NTP transferase domain-containing protein: MSDSPVAIILAAGKSTRMKSETPKVLHQVCGQSMIDHVINAVRETGVQKIVVIVGHKADEVKAALDHHSDVVFALQAEQKGTGHAVMMAEEALKDHTGSVLVLAGDTPLLKGSSLQKLLDVQQENGAACIVGTAITENNHGLGRIVRDEAGKFLKIVEHKDASEVELQIQEINTGCFAFQTQSLFAALKKLRPENQQAEYYLTDCAEILLNEGKTVLAANTLDIQEAMGVNTQDQLAEVEKVMLNR; the protein is encoded by the coding sequence ATGTCTGACTCACCTGTTGCGATTATTCTGGCTGCCGGGAAAAGTACCCGGATGAAATCGGAGACACCGAAAGTTCTGCATCAGGTTTGCGGCCAGTCGATGATCGATCATGTGATTAACGCGGTTCGTGAAACCGGCGTTCAGAAAATCGTGGTCATCGTGGGTCACAAAGCCGACGAAGTCAAAGCGGCTCTCGATCATCACTCAGATGTCGTGTTTGCATTGCAAGCCGAACAAAAAGGAACCGGTCACGCGGTCATGATGGCCGAAGAAGCTCTCAAAGATCACACAGGTTCCGTTCTGGTTCTGGCTGGTGATACGCCGTTACTCAAAGGCTCGTCATTACAAAAACTGCTCGATGTTCAGCAGGAAAACGGAGCGGCTTGCATCGTGGGAACGGCGATCACCGAGAACAATCATGGCCTTGGTCGGATTGTCCGCGATGAAGCTGGTAAATTTCTGAAAATCGTCGAGCACAAAGATGCCAGCGAAGTCGAATTGCAGATTCAGGAAATCAACACCGGCTGCTTCGCATTTCAAACCCAGTCCCTCTTCGCGGCTCTGAAAAAACTCCGCCCGGAAAACCAGCAGGCCGAATATTACCTGACCGACTGTGCCGAAATTCTGCTCAATGAAGGCAAAACCGTTCTAGCCGCCAACACCCTCGACATCCAGGAAGCAATGGGCGTCAACACGCAGGATCAGCTGGCCGAAGTCGAAAAAGTGATGCTGAACCGGTAG
- a CDS encoding peptidylprolyl isomerase has protein sequence MNELTTTVLLAFIGLSIGIAQPTTAFAQQSRPAAEVNGKVITEYQVNEAMKTLGVYGNDNRETFERMRERLVERTLIDQFLKSRGITAPKLLVERRMNHVEKILAQEGDPDQALENLHLTREQLRKEISLPLAWQRYVRQVLTDGQISEYFQQHQQELDGTKRTVSQIFLKLPRDASESEVEVALRKLRNSSQTVGKNGVSFADVARRMSEAPTAKQGGLIGTFAFTGQMPKQIVEVAFQTPEGEMSEPFRSVYGVHLLKVDKVIPGQLTPEDARPQILEHFDKQLWQETVKRLKAEGNISYSELP, from the coding sequence ATGAATGAATTGACGACCACTGTTCTCCTGGCATTCATCGGACTGTCGATAGGGATTGCTCAACCAACTACAGCTTTCGCTCAGCAATCTCGACCGGCTGCAGAAGTGAATGGGAAAGTAATCACCGAGTATCAGGTCAACGAAGCCATGAAGACGCTGGGGGTTTATGGCAACGACAATCGCGAAACGTTCGAGCGGATGCGGGAACGATTGGTCGAGCGGACATTGATCGATCAATTCCTCAAATCGCGTGGCATCACTGCTCCAAAACTGCTGGTCGAACGCCGTATGAATCACGTCGAAAAGATTCTGGCTCAGGAAGGCGATCCCGACCAGGCCCTCGAAAATCTACACCTCACCCGCGAACAGTTGCGCAAAGAAATCTCACTGCCACTCGCCTGGCAACGCTATGTGCGACAAGTTTTGACCGATGGTCAGATCAGCGAATACTTTCAGCAACATCAGCAGGAACTCGATGGCACAAAACGAACCGTCAGCCAGATTTTCCTCAAACTGCCACGCGATGCGAGTGAATCTGAAGTTGAAGTTGCTCTGCGAAAACTAAGAAATTCCAGTCAGACGGTCGGCAAAAATGGAGTCAGTTTTGCAGACGTCGCTCGCAGAATGTCAGAAGCCCCCACGGCTAAACAGGGAGGGCTGATCGGAACCTTCGCCTTCACCGGCCAGATGCCAAAGCAAATTGTTGAGGTTGCCTTTCAAACTCCAGAAGGAGAAATGAGCGAACCCTTCCGCAGCGTCTACGGCGTGCATCTGCTCAAAGTCGATAAAGTCATCCCCGGCCAACTCACCCCGGAAGACGCCCGCCCACAAATCCTCGAACACTTCGACAAACAACTCTGGCAGGAAACGGTCAAACGCTTAAAAGCAGAAGGCAATATCAGTTATTCTGAATTGCCGTAG
- a CDS encoding prenyltransferase/squalene oxidase repeat-containing protein codes for MNVSFQQFYLWLADHFQVPANIVEQWVWGGIVLGFIFATVHLITMLVTRWGDHHASSKSLLFSLLVHLGSGVGVIALAPEPVREKVVRDLEPIRIHDVQIAGVRQTRTDEAGNTPIWESVPLTETNPLSRMEREQFRPTPSSIPERNLEEPINLSAVMPEPDQIKTAPVEQPELAMATPAPQNREIAAIPEIESPEIPALPVPSPNGTDPEVPERSRSQLPRSMTLSEDVQRPSPGGSDSISPQFKDQVQLRSPDIERGPRPELPNKGIVSETVERRKTPEQATSENLITGEMSPNGDGSSQPSPSENRVVTRSPRVGNAPANEMNTPTRNSGPVPDTKFEPSLAMSIPMKQGSDEIPRMTGFPAPNFDAVRRDQSAEIPATYRLRDLERRKDIARKYGGTDASEEAVERALTWLVSTQEPAGFWDGSKQGSGQIEIDEAGIDRQKAGINADTGLTALTILAFLGAGYTQEEGKYTGAVTKAINWLIDQQREDGYLGGNATRYAGMYCHGMATYALAEAYGMRSDRTINDKLSQAVLKGVQFTVGMQNKEDGGWRYLPDWSGDMSMFGWHMMALKSAEIAGIDIPEESRTLMVKFLTDRSLGSRKGLAAYHPEYGPEVTAAMTAEGLFCKQMMGIRRSNPASQEAAQYLLAKTNAPKASTPNLYYWYYGTLAMYQFGGEEWNQWNGQVRELLIAKQRKQGPLAGSWNPDGPWGGYGGRIYSTALATLSLEVYYRFLPLYRINDQ; via the coding sequence GTGAACGTCTCATTTCAGCAATTTTACCTCTGGTTAGCTGACCATTTCCAGGTTCCTGCAAACATTGTTGAACAATGGGTGTGGGGGGGAATTGTCCTCGGGTTTATCTTCGCAACCGTCCATTTGATTACCATGCTGGTCACGCGCTGGGGCGATCATCATGCTTCCTCAAAATCGCTTCTGTTTTCATTACTGGTTCATTTGGGATCAGGTGTGGGCGTAATTGCTCTGGCTCCAGAACCTGTCCGTGAAAAAGTTGTTCGGGATCTGGAACCGATACGTATTCACGATGTCCAAATTGCAGGAGTGAGGCAAACTCGCACAGACGAGGCGGGCAATACACCGATCTGGGAATCGGTGCCTCTGACGGAAACAAATCCTCTCTCACGCATGGAGCGTGAGCAGTTTCGACCGACTCCTTCAAGTATCCCGGAACGCAATCTGGAAGAGCCGATTAATCTCAGTGCGGTGATGCCGGAACCGGATCAAATCAAGACCGCTCCTGTGGAGCAGCCGGAACTGGCGATGGCGACTCCCGCACCGCAGAATCGGGAAATTGCAGCAATTCCAGAAATTGAATCGCCGGAAATACCTGCACTTCCCGTCCCGAGTCCTAATGGAACCGATCCCGAAGTTCCCGAGCGCAGCCGTAGTCAACTTCCTCGCAGCATGACTCTTTCTGAAGATGTTCAACGGCCATCTCCCGGTGGTAGCGACAGTATCAGCCCTCAATTTAAAGATCAGGTTCAACTCCGTTCTCCGGATATTGAACGGGGTCCCCGGCCGGAACTTCCGAATAAGGGAATTGTTTCAGAGACTGTCGAACGTCGCAAAACTCCGGAGCAGGCGACTTCAGAAAATCTCATTACCGGAGAAATGTCTCCGAACGGGGATGGTTCTTCGCAACCAAGTCCCAGTGAAAATCGTGTTGTTACTCGTTCTCCTCGCGTGGGGAATGCACCCGCCAATGAAATGAATACGCCAACTCGCAACTCGGGTCCCGTACCAGATACGAAGTTTGAACCGTCATTGGCGATGTCAATTCCGATGAAACAGGGCAGCGACGAAATTCCGCGCATGACAGGCTTCCCGGCTCCGAATTTTGATGCTGTCCGTCGAGATCAATCCGCGGAAATCCCAGCGACATATCGTCTGCGAGATTTAGAACGCCGCAAAGATATTGCCAGAAAATATGGCGGCACCGATGCTTCTGAAGAAGCTGTCGAACGAGCCTTGACCTGGCTGGTTAGTACACAGGAACCAGCTGGTTTTTGGGATGGATCCAAACAGGGTTCCGGACAAATTGAAATTGATGAAGCGGGGATCGATCGTCAAAAAGCGGGCATCAACGCCGACACCGGCCTGACCGCGTTGACGATTCTCGCATTCCTGGGAGCCGGTTACACGCAGGAAGAAGGCAAGTATACGGGAGCAGTCACTAAGGCGATCAACTGGTTGATTGACCAGCAGCGTGAAGATGGCTACCTCGGAGGAAATGCGACTCGTTATGCTGGCATGTATTGTCATGGCATGGCGACATATGCTCTAGCCGAAGCTTACGGGATGAGAAGCGACCGGACGATCAACGATAAACTGAGTCAGGCGGTTCTCAAAGGCGTTCAGTTCACAGTCGGAATGCAAAACAAAGAGGATGGTGGCTGGCGATACCTGCCGGATTGGTCGGGCGATATGAGCATGTTCGGCTGGCACATGATGGCCCTGAAAAGTGCAGAAATCGCAGGAATCGATATCCCCGAAGAATCTCGAACATTGATGGTCAAATTCCTGACCGATCGCAGCTTGGGAAGCCGCAAAGGATTAGCCGCCTATCACCCGGAGTATGGTCCAGAGGTCACAGCGGCGATGACTGCCGAAGGACTTTTCTGCAAACAGATGATGGGCATTCGCCGCAGTAACCCGGCCAGTCAGGAAGCTGCTCAGTACTTACTGGCCAAGACGAATGCCCCCAAAGCCTCTACTCCCAACCTCTACTACTGGTATTACGGCACACTGGCGATGTATCAGTTTGGTGGCGAAGAGTGGAATCAATGGAACGGGCAGGTACGTGAATTGCTGATCGCCAAACAACGCAAGCAAGGCCCGTTGGCAGGTTCCTGGAACCCCGACGGCCCCTGGGGCGGCTACGGCGGCCGCATCTATTCAACAGCTCTGGCGACGCTCTCTTTGGAAGTCTATTACCGCTTTTTGCCATTGTATCGGATTAATGATCAGTAG
- a CDS encoding SMI1/KNR4 family protein produces MATIEDATGGLNEERLADLEMQWGVALPSAFRQFLLTHNGGYPVPDAFTLVGSEDGSSVHRFLGVEVGSHSNLENYMKTYESRIPNDLFPIAHDPGGNLVCIGTGGSNMGRIFFWDHETEMDQGPPNYSNVSAIADSFDDFLDGLYEVNLD; encoded by the coding sequence ATGGCAACAATTGAGGACGCTACTGGCGGATTGAACGAAGAACGGCTGGCGGACCTGGAAATGCAATGGGGCGTTGCGTTGCCGTCTGCCTTCCGCCAATTTCTGCTAACTCACAACGGTGGTTATCCAGTACCGGATGCGTTTACACTCGTTGGTTCAGAGGACGGCTCGTCGGTTCATCGGTTTTTGGGTGTTGAGGTGGGATCACATAGCAATTTAGAGAACTATATGAAGACATACGAGTCTCGAATCCCTAACGACCTTTTCCCAATTGCTCATGACCCAGGTGGTAATCTTGTTTGCATAGGCACTGGCGGCAGCAATATGGGGAGGATCTTTTTTTGGGACCACGAAACGGAGATGGACCAAGGCCCACCAAACTATTCGAATGTTTCTGCGATTGCCGATTCATTCGATGACTTCCTTGATGGACTGTATGAAGTGAATCTTGATTGA
- a CDS encoding ExbD/TolR family protein, producing MPLKTEEVEEPVLNLTPMIDIVLLLIIFFMVGTKFSDAERQFEIELPTVSDALPLTELPDEVVVSVAKTGEMFLGDKLVTIIELEDELKLAKKRYADQGVVVRGDAAGTYQNVMDILAICHRVGITNLSLANRVAEEDNS from the coding sequence ATGCCGTTGAAAACCGAAGAAGTAGAAGAGCCGGTTCTCAACCTCACTCCGATGATCGATATTGTATTGTTACTGATCATCTTCTTCATGGTGGGGACGAAGTTCTCGGATGCGGAACGTCAATTCGAAATTGAATTGCCAACAGTTTCCGATGCGCTTCCGCTCACCGAATTACCAGACGAAGTTGTCGTGAGCGTAGCCAAAACGGGAGAGATGTTTCTTGGTGATAAACTTGTCACAATTATCGAACTCGAAGATGAACTCAAACTTGCCAAAAAACGCTATGCCGATCAGGGTGTTGTCGTGCGCGGCGATGCAGCTGGAACTTATCAGAACGTGATGGACATACTGGCGATTTGCCATCGTGTCGGGATTACGAATCTCTCACTCGCTAATCGCGTGGCTGAGGAGGACAATTCGTGA
- the glgC gene encoding glucose-1-phosphate adenylyltransferase, which produces MASVQHTTPVQAGSMMRRDVALILAGGKGSRLEPLTRDRAKPAVPFGGSYRIIDFTLSNCLNSGLRRILVFTQYKAASLDRHINQAWRFLCRELDEYVDILSPQQRLDEQWYQGTADAVYQNIYSIEKTRADNVLILSGDHIYKMDYSEMLDRHVEASASVSIACLPVSLEEGRQFGVMSVDDCGRVIDFQEKPAKPQPLPNDPTKCLASMGVYAFQSDFLYEELCRDATLRGSSHDFGKDIIPRIIHEHHVQAFPFQDKNTGESAYWRDVGTIDSYYAANMDLISVDPQLNLYDQSWPIRSYQPLLPPPKFVFAQKKQSPPRVGEAIDSLVCTGSILSGGRAEGSIISSNVRINSWATVENSILFDNVIVGRHAHIRNAIIDKGVVIPEHFRIGFDQNEDRRNGFTISENGIAVIGKIGSLAELST; this is translated from the coding sequence ATAGCAAGCGTTCAACATACAACTCCAGTTCAGGCGGGCAGCATGATGCGACGGGATGTGGCATTGATTTTGGCGGGTGGCAAGGGAAGCCGGCTGGAACCGTTGACGCGGGACCGAGCTAAGCCGGCGGTGCCGTTTGGAGGGAGTTATCGCATCATCGACTTTACGTTGTCGAACTGTCTGAACAGCGGATTGCGACGAATTCTGGTTTTCACTCAGTATAAAGCGGCCAGTCTCGACAGGCATATCAATCAGGCGTGGCGGTTTTTGTGTCGGGAGTTGGATGAATATGTCGACATACTTTCTCCTCAGCAACGACTCGACGAGCAGTGGTATCAGGGGACAGCCGATGCGGTTTATCAGAACATCTACTCGATTGAGAAAACACGAGCCGACAATGTGCTGATTCTTTCGGGCGATCACATTTATAAGATGGATTACTCCGAAATGCTCGACCGGCACGTCGAAGCCTCCGCTTCGGTTTCAATTGCCTGTCTGCCGGTTTCGCTGGAAGAGGGGCGGCAGTTTGGTGTGATGTCTGTCGATGATTGTGGTCGCGTGATCGACTTTCAGGAGAAGCCCGCCAAACCACAGCCGCTGCCGAACGATCCGACGAAATGCCTGGCTTCGATGGGCGTGTATGCGTTTCAGTCTGATTTTCTGTACGAAGAACTCTGCCGCGATGCGACTCTCCGCGGGAGCAGTCACGACTTCGGAAAAGATATTATTCCCCGCATCATTCACGAACATCACGTGCAGGCATTTCCGTTTCAGGATAAAAATACGGGGGAATCGGCTTACTGGCGGGACGTCGGCACTATCGATTCCTATTATGCCGCCAATATGGACCTGATCTCCGTCGATCCGCAATTGAATCTGTATGATCAAAGCTGGCCGATACGCAGCTATCAACCGTTGTTGCCGCCACCAAAATTTGTATTCGCTCAAAAGAAGCAGTCCCCCCCACGAGTTGGAGAGGCAATCGACAGTCTGGTCTGCACAGGCTCAATCCTGTCCGGAGGTCGGGCTGAAGGCTCGATCATTTCGTCGAATGTGCGGATCAACAGTTGGGCGACGGTCGAAAATTCGATCCTGTTCGACAATGTCATCGTCGGCAGACATGCCCACATTCGAAATGCGATCATTGATAAAGGCGTGGTCATCCCCGAGCATTTCCGAATTGGTTTTGATCAAAACGAAGACCGACGCAATGGATTCACTATTAGTGAAAATGGGATCGCAGTTATTGGAAAAATTGGCTCTCTGGCAGAACTTTCCACTTGA
- a CDS encoding DUF1559 domain-containing protein, giving the protein MMNLRRKITRKAFTLIELLVVIAIIAILVALLLPAVQQAREAARRSSCKNNLKQLGLAMHNYHDVHQIFPYGYNTAPGSCSTDAASTLDMFNGWGFHILPYIEQAALYDDLNSKGASDCTRWNSTPALVAAGQGANTIINTYNCPSDPGGGLNTKISSRGKSNYKAVTRDASNNAFAFGTSSIRTRIRDITDGTSNTFLIGEAGTTGTYRGGLWMGIVSDVHDNSANITDTAGWRINGTEPEAFNSKHTGGCQFLLADGAVRFVSENIDGPLYVALGTKDGEEVIGEY; this is encoded by the coding sequence ATGATGAATCTACGTCGAAAGATTACTCGAAAAGCTTTTACGCTGATTGAACTATTGGTGGTGATCGCAATTATTGCCATTCTGGTGGCTTTATTGCTTCCAGCGGTTCAACAGGCACGCGAAGCGGCTCGACGTTCTTCCTGTAAGAACAATCTGAAACAACTTGGCTTAGCGATGCATAATTACCACGATGTCCATCAAATTTTCCCTTACGGCTACAACACAGCTCCAGGGTCCTGCAGCACAGATGCTGCTTCGACACTGGACATGTTTAATGGCTGGGGATTTCACATTCTCCCTTACATCGAGCAAGCTGCGCTTTATGATGACCTGAATTCCAAAGGGGCTTCTGACTGTACTCGCTGGAACAGCACTCCCGCATTGGTGGCAGCAGGACAGGGGGCAAATACCATTATTAACACTTACAATTGTCCTTCAGATCCGGGGGGTGGGCTTAACACGAAAATTAGCAGTCGTGGAAAATCCAACTATAAAGCCGTGACTCGGGACGCATCCAACAATGCCTTTGCATTTGGAACAAGTAGTATTAGAACCAGAATTCGGGACATCACAGATGGTACCAGCAATACTTTTCTGATAGGTGAAGCTGGGACAACAGGAACCTATAGAGGAGGGCTATGGATGGGTATTGTCAGCGATGTTCATGATAATTCTGCAAATATTACTGACACAGCAGGCTGGCGCATCAACGGAACTGAACCGGAAGCTTTCAACAGTAAGCATACCGGGGGTTGCCAGTTTCTTCTCGCTGATGGGGCAGTCAGGTTCGTTTCGGAAAATATCGACGGCCCCCTTTATGTCGCACTGGGAACTAAAGATGGTGAAGAAGTTATTGGTGAATATTAA